A genomic segment from Lates calcarifer isolate ASB-BC8 linkage group LG13, TLL_Latcal_v3, whole genome shotgun sequence encodes:
- the LOC127143191 gene encoding C-X-C motif chemokine 10 has product MMPKPLLLLAALTLCCCIATLHASPRNGWCSCIRMVPRVIPRGAIKKIEVMPISGRCRRTEIIVTRRDGYRVCVDPKAKWINDMLTSLPRTDCLSGGAHSCVHQF; this is encoded by the exons ATGATGCCTAAACCACTGCTCCTCCTGGCTGCTTtgactctctgctgctgcattgcAACTCTGCATG CTTCTCCCAGGAATGGGTGGTGTAGCTGCATTCGGATGGTCCCTAGAGTCATCCCTCGTGGAGCCATTAAGAAAATTGAGGTGATGCCAATTTCAGGACGATGCCGCCGGACTGAAATCAT AGTCACCAGGAGGGATGGCTACAGAGTTTGTGTTGATCCAAAAGCGAAATGGATCAACGACATGCTCACCAGTTTGCCAAG GACGGACTGTCTCTCAGGAGGGGCTCACTCTTGTGTTCATCAGTTTTAG
- the LOC108881619 gene encoding protein FAM102A, with the protein MAFFVKKKKFKFQTHLTLEELTAVPFVNGVLFCKLRLLDGDFVATSSREEVQENCVRWRKRFTFVSKMSANPHTGVLDPSVCRVSVRKELKGGKAYTKLGFTDLNMAEFAGSGSTVRCCLLEGYDTKNTRQDNSILKVIIGMTLLSGDPCFKTPPSTAKSISIPGREHTLQLDCKGEGTAEPGPAGGVSLGRTAKPRPSIINSGLLDESEANQNQSGSAEVFQSGHSRNSSYASQHSKISGYSTEHSCSSSLSDLTHRRNTSTGSSASGGLGFSPDTPTEGDKDAGRPERPPRPPRPVLPPNRLSRRKQDSVESHPSWVNDTRMDADDIVEKIVQSQNFADINNTEDSNLRLFVSRDGTTALSGIRLGNRVSAGGYEPVVIESH; encoded by the exons ATGGCCTTCTTcgtgaaaaagaagaaatttaaGTTCCAGACTCATCTGACCCTGGAGGAGCTGACCGCTGTGCCTTTTGTCAACGGAGTTTTGTTCTGCAAGCTCAGGCTGCTGGATGGAGACTTTGTCGCCACTTCTTCCAG aGAGGAGGTTCAAGAAAACTGCGTTCGCTGGAGGAAGAGGTTTACCTTTGTGTCAAAAATGAGCGCCAACCCCCACACCGGAGTCTTGGATCCTTCTGTGTGCAGGGTGTCCGTCAGGAAG gaaCTCAAAGGAGGAAAAGCATATACGAAG CTGGGCTTCACCGACCTCAACATGGCGGAGTTTGCTGGTTCTGGCTCCACCGTGCGCTGCTGTCTGCTCGAGGGATACGACACTAAGAACACACGGCAGGACAACTCCATACTGAAG GTGATCATCGGGATGACCCTCCTGTCTGGAGATCCGTGTTTCAAAAC gcCTCCCAGCACAGCAAAGTCCATCTCCATCCCAGGACGAGAACACACCCTGCAGCTGGACTGTAAGGGGGAGGGAACAGCCGAGCCTGGACCGGCTGGAGGCGTTTCCCTGGGCCGAACCGCCAAACCTCGACCCTCCATCATCAACTCAG GTCTCCTCGATGAATCAGAGGCGAACCAGAACCAGTCGGGTTCTGCTGAAGTCTTCCAGTCTGGTCACTCTCGTAACTCCAGCTACGCCAGCCAGCACAGCAAAATCTCAG GCTACAGCACCGAGCactcctgctcctccagcctGTCGGACCTCACGCATCGCAGGAACACCTCGACGGGAAGCAGCGCATCTGGAGGCCTGGGCTTCAGCCCCGACACACCCACAGAGGGCGACAAGGACGCCGGACGTCCAGAGAGACCCCCTCGACCCCCCCGGCCTGTCTTACCCCCGAACAGGCTTTCcag GAGGAAGCAGGACTCGGTGGAGAGTCACCCCTCCTGGGTAAACGACACTCGTATGGACGCTGACGACATTGTGGAGAAAATTGTCCAAAGCCAAAACTTTGCAGACATCAACAACACTGAAG ACAGTAACCTACGTCTGTTTGTGAGCAGAGATGGAACCACTGCGCTCAGCGGCATCAGGCTCGGAAACAG GGTGTCTGCGGGCGGGTACGAGCCTGTGGTGATCGAGAGCCATTAA